The Chlorobaculum sp. MV4-Y genome contains the following window.
CTCCGGGCGTTTTCACGCGCCATGCTGATCGAGGAGAGAATCGAGCTGCTGTTCTTGCGATTGAACACAAGATAATCGGTCACCGAGTGAGCATCGTACTCCTGGTAAAGGCTGTTGAAATGCTCCGGATCGGACATCACCATAATGAGTGGCTTCCAGTAGTTCGGATGACCGACCGGGGTGATGCTGTTCAGGTCGAGTAGCAGGTTGAAGTTGACGTCGAGAAAGCGCGCGGTGTTTTCCGCGCGTTCAAAGTAACGGCTCATCCAGAACAGCGATTCAGCGACACGGCTCAGCATTGACAATTCGTTCGTTAAAGGTTCAGTTATCGATGACCCAGGTATCCTTGCTTCCGCCGCCCTGTGAAGAGTTGACCACGAGCGAGCCGCGCTTGAGCGCCACTCTGGTCAGGCCGCCGGGCACGATGGAGAGCGATTTGCCGTAGAGCACATAGGGACGAAGGTCGATATGGCACGGCGCGATCTCGGTGTCGTTGAAAAAGCTCGGATGGCGCGAGAGCGAAATGGTCGGCTGTGCGATGTAGTTCCGGGGATTCTCCACGATCTTTTCGGCGAAACGCTCGCGCTCCTCGGGCGTGGATTGCGGGCCGACCAGCATACCGTATCCACCCGACTCGTTGGCCGCCTTGACCACCAGCTTGTCGAGATTTTCGAGAATGTACTTCAGGTGCTTCGGGTTGCCCGCGAGCCAGGTTTCGACGTTGTCGAGAACCGGATCTTCGCCGAGGTAGTATTTGATGATCTGCGGTACGAAGCTGTAGATCACCTTGTCGTCCGCTACGCCGGTGCCGATGGCATTGGCCAGCGTCACGTTGCCCTTGCGGTAGGCGTTGACCAGGCCCGCCACCCCCAGCACCGAGTCGGGCCTGAAGACGAGCGGGTCGATGAATTCGTCATCCACGCGGCGGTAGATCACGTCCACGATTTTCAATCCCTTGGTCGTGCGGGTATAGACCTTGTTGTTGTTAACCACCAGGTCGCGCCCCTCGGTGAGCTGAACGCCCATCTGCCGGGCGAGGAAGCTGTGCTCGAAATAGGCCGAGTTGTAGATGCCCGGCGTGAGCACCACCACCTTGGGATCGGCCTTCGGCGTCGGGCTGATCTCCTGAAGCGTGCGGAGCAGCTGCTGCGGGTAGTTCTCGACCGGGCGCACCGTGTAGCGGTCGAAGAGCACCGGGAAGGCGCGCTTCATGGCGATGCGGTTCTGCAACATGTACGAGACGCCGCTCGGCGTACGCAGGTTGTCTTCCAGAACAAGGTAACGGCCGTCCGCATCACGGATGAGGTCACTGCCCGTGACGTGGATGTAGATGCCGAGCGGTGGTCGAACGCCGACGAACTCGCGCCGGAAGTGCTTGCTGCCGAGCACCAGTTCGGGGGGAATAACCTTGTCACGCAGGATTTTCTGATCCTGATAAATATCTGCGAGGAAAAGGTTTAATGCAGTGATGCGCTGAACAAGTCCGCGCTCGATGCCCTCCCATTCGGAACCGGGGATGATTCTCGGAATCAGGTCGAACGGAAAGATGCGCTCGATCCCCTCGTCAACACCATAGACGGTGAAGGTGATGCCCTGGTTGCGGAAAAAGATGTTCACCAGCTCCCGCCTCGCCCGGATGTCTGCCGCCGAAAACTGATTGAACCTCTGCATCATGATGCCATAGTGAGCGCGCGGTCCATCGTCACTGGCGATTACCTCATCGAAAAAGCGGTCAGATTGCGGGTGATATTGATCGAACAGTCGGGTCATGGACGGTAAAAAAAGAGATTGCGGACTGCGTCAGGCTACCTGGCGGCAACTTAAATAAATACGGTTATTTGTGATTATTTCCTAAATAAATAATGCAAAAATGTAGAGTAGTCGAGGCGATTTTGGATGGAAATCAGCGATGCGCCAGTGTGTAGCTGTTGCCGCCATTTGCGGTGTCGAGCCGCAACGCACCGGATCTGACCAGCGAAACCAGAATGCGGCGGGCCTCCTTCATCGGAATTCCGGCGCTGTCGGCGAACTCTTCTGCCGTAATCCGGTCGTCGTGGCGGTTCAGCCAATCGAGCAGGCGGCGTTCGCGGTCGGTAAACGAGACCCTGACCGGCTCGCGCGACGAGAGCATCAGCTCGATGCGGTCTTCGGAGGCGGCCCTGTTGTGGCTGCCGTCGCGGATGAAGACTCGTCGTTCGACGCCGTGCTTGCCGCTGTCGCTCCGGATGAACGGTTCGATATGAAAGTGGGGACGCTCCGGACTTTCCGGAATATCAACCAGCAGCACCATCCGCCGCTTGAACTCCTCGAAGTGAACCTCGATGCGAGGCTTTGGCTCGATATGGAACCGCATCGCCTCGTCAATCACCTGAAGCGCCTCTTTCTCGCTCTGGATCCCCACGATGCGCCGGTCATCGTCAACCCCGATCAGGATGACGCCGCCCGAGGTGTTGGCGAATGCCGTGATCGACCGGGCGATTTTGGGTGCGGAGTGGATGAGCCTCTTGAACTCGATACGCAATCCTTCGCCCTCTGCAACCAGATCGAGCAGGTTAGGGACGGAATATTTAGGCTTGTAAATGGTCATGAGGCATCTCCATCTTGTTAAATGAAGGCCAGGGTGGTCAGCCGGAGTAGCCGGGTCAAATCTGCAATAGAGAGGATGTTCCCTGAGCCGATACGTTCGACTCTCGAACAGGCGATTCAGGAAGCACATCATAAAACCATACGCATCAGTTACCGTAAATGCAAGCGGCTTTTGATTCTTGTGACAAATGAATCGACACGGACGGCCATTACGCTGTTCGCTGGTTGGCCATCTCACCGGCATCTTCGCCGATGAGGTTCATCTGTTTGCGGTAATAGGAAAACGCCTCATCCTGCTTGAGAATCCCGAGCAGCTTGCGCGAATGATATTCGACCACCGGCAGCGTCGAGTATTCGGAAATCTCGAAAATCTTTAGCGCCTCGTCGAGCTTGGAGGTTTCGTAAAGGACGGTCACATTCTTTTTGACCAGATCATCGGCGATCATGCCGGGGAAGATACCATCCTTCAGCACAAGGCTCATCTCGTCGAGGCCGATGATGCCGATGAACGTTCCCTCCGGCGTCGTGATGAAAAAGTGCGAATCGCGGGTGTTATGGAACGCATCGATGATGGTCTCCACCTTGGTGACATCGAAGAACTTGACGAATTTGCGCTGCATCACCTCGAGCACGCTGATATTTCCGGCAATAGTCAGGGCGATGCCGAAGCCGACGCGCACATTCTCCTTTTCGAGCACGTAGGTTTCCATGGTGTAGGGGTACGCCAGCCGGGCCACCAGCGCCGAGGTGACTGCCGCGAACATGATGGGCAGCACGATTTCGTACTGGCCAGTAACTTCAAATAAAATAAGGATAACCGTCAGCGGCGCGCGCATGATGCCCGCCGTCACCGCGCCCATGCCCACCAGTGCGTAGGCTCCTGACGCAGCGGTGATCGTCGGAAAAAGTGTGTTCACGATCTTGCCAAACATGCCGCCGAGCATCGCTCCCATCTTCATGGTTGGCGCGAACATGCCGCCCGAACCGCCCGAGCCGACCGTCAGCGCCACGACCACCGGCTTGAGCAGGTAGACGGCGACCATGTTCTCCCAGCTCTCCTGCCCGATCAGCGCCTTGTTGATAACCTCATAGCTGAAACCGTATAGTTCCGGCACCCACATGCTTATTAACCCGCACAAAAGGCCACCGAGAGCGGGCATCGACCATGCGGGAATGCGAAAGTGCTTTTCAATTTTCTGAATATGCTCTTCAATGAAGTAAAAGGTTCTGATGAACAGTACGGCAGTGAGACCGGCAAGGACGCCAAGGATGAAGTAGAACACCAGTTCGGTATCCGAAACGAGGCTGTATTCGGGAACCTGAAAAGTCGGGTAATTGCCGAGATAACTTCTCGACAGCACGGTTCCCACCACGGCAGCCACCACGATGGGGCTGAACGTCTTGACGCTGAAATCGCCGAGAATCACCTCAACGGCGAACATCACGCCACCGATTGGAGCATTGAACACGGCAGCAAGCCCCGCTGCCGCACCACAACCGAGAAGCGTCCGGGTCCTGCCCGGAGAAAATTTGAGCCACTGCGCAATAGTCGAACCGATCGACGCGCCCACCTGCGCGATCGGCGCCTCGCGTCCGCCGCCACCGCCGGTTCCAATGCTTACCACCGAGGTGATGGTTTTGTGCATCCAGTTTTTCGTGGGAATTTTGCCATTCTTCTGCGCCACGGCCTTGATGACCGAAGGCAAGCCATGCTCGGGCTTGGCCTTGACGACATACGTATTGTAAAGGCCGACAACCAGTCCGCCAAGGGCGGGGATCAGCGGAAGCAGAAAGATCCGGAGGTAGTTGTTGAAAGTTGGCAGCCCGAGAGCGGTCGTGCCGTAGAAAAGATATGAGCTGATGATCTTTATGGCGTCGTGAAAAATGACGGCAACGTATCCGGTGACCAGTCCAACGAAAACGGCAACGAGCAGAAACGGGAGATCCTGATTGAGGTTGAGCTGGGCGAGGAACGAAGCCCAGGTCATGCGGACGAACTGCTGTGAAGAACCCTTGAAGTAGCGGCTTTTGCGCAGGAAGATATAGATCAAAACAATAACACGCCGCTTGAGGCGGCTGTTCTCAAAAAGCCTGCTCATTGAATCGGGTCACCGGGTTGGAAATCATGGCAATAGTGCAATGTATTTTTTCTGCATGTAGATACCAAAACACAGCAGCACAAAGGCTTCCGAACGTGAAGCTTTTTGGCAGCCCCCTCTTTTGCCGCCGTTGAAGGTTGTACCCGCGGAGCTTGTCTTTTTGGGACGCGAGAAGTCAGCTTTTATCCAGATGTGCAGAATTTTGCTGTCAGTAGCGAAGAAAAACGGAAAACAAGGCGTCAAACGAGCAGTGGAGTATTCAAGAACACAAGCAAATGAATGTTATGGAACAAGAAATCATGCGTACCTGGGTCTGGTCAACATCATCTCCGGTGCCGCTTATTCTGCTCAACGTCTTTCTCTGGGCATTCTACTTCGTGCCTTCGATGATCGCCTGGGTGCGCAAGCACCGGAGTCTGCCGGGGATCATTGCGCTGAACATCCTGCTCGGCTGGACGGGTATCGGCTGGATCGGCGCATTTGTCTGGTCGCTTTCATGGCCCGGCCACGACAACCCGCAAACGCCGGTTTCAAAGGCAAACGCCCCATCCGAGCCGGATCAGTACGAATGAGTTCTTATCGTGTATGAAAACTTTCATTTTTTGTTTGCATGACGGTCTGACGAACCCGGTGTAGTTTCTGAACGCAGGCGGTTTCGGTAGCTCAATCTGGATTAGCCTATAATTTTGAACATTACAATCGCACATAGCCTCATCTGGGGCTATGTGCGATTTGTGCGCCGGGTTATTTTTTGATAGCTTTAAGTCGTTTTATGCTTTTATAACTACTTGTAGGCTTTGAAAGAATTTATGATAAAAAATATTCCATTATTATATGGGTTAAATCACCCGAGACAATTACTTGATAAGATGAAAAGTGATGGTCAAAAGTTAGAACCGGATTATGATTGGATAAATGTTTTTAATTTTTTGTGACAGCATCAGTGCGGAATGATTGGGTGCAAGGTTATTATGATTTAAAGAAGTCATCTTTAGCTGATGCACTTACGGCAAAGAACATAAAGGGATACCCGAAAAATGCCTATGATTGGTTTATTGATAAATCTTGTTTTCCGAATAAAGAGTATGAGCTGATGGAGCAGGTTCGTGATTGTTTGAATATTTGTCATCATGTTTGTAACGCAAGTAAGCATTATGATTGGACTAGAAATGAAGATTTGGACGGAATTCCATTATCAATTGGGAGTGAACCGGTCATTAATGACTGTTACCAATATTTTTTTACAAAAACAGCCCCGGGGCTGTTTGTCGAGATCAAAGATCAGAATTATTGCATAACCCAAATAAGGGATATACTGTGTCAGTTTTATGAAGGGCTACTGGGGTATCTTGAAAACGATTTTACTAAATCGATTTGAGGGGGATAAATAGCGATTTTTTAGGCTTTTCGATACACGAGAACCAAAAAGCCCCGGCACTTCATCCGCGCCGGGGCTTTTGCATTTCATTCCATCAATCCTCGCTTCACTCCGGCTTCATGTGCGGGAAGAAGATGACGTCGCGGATGGAGTCTTCGCCGGTGAGGAGCATCACCATGCGGTCGATGCCGATGCCGAGGCCGGCGCAAGGGGGCATGCCGTATTCCAGCGCGCGGAGGAAGTCTTCATCGACAATCATCGCTTCGTCGTCGCCGCGCTGGCGGAGGCGGGCCTGCTCTTCGAGTCGTTCGCGCTGGATGACCGGGTCGTTCAGTTCGGAGAAGGAGTTACACACCTCCTTGCCACCGACGATCAGCTCGAAGCGCTCGACAAGGCCGGGTTCCGAGCGGTGCTTCTTGGCGAGCGGCGACATCTCCTCCGGATAGTCGGTGATGAAGGTTGGCTGGATGAGCTTCGGCTCGACGAACTCGCCGAAGATTTCGTCGATGATCTTGCCGCTACTGATCTTGGGATCGAGTTCGAGTCCCAGATCCTTGGCGATGTCGCGGAGCTGCGCTTCCGATTTGCCGCGAATTTCCATGCCGGTGAACTCTTTGATCGAGTCGGCGATGGTGAGGCGGCGGAACGGCGGCTTCAGGCTGATCTCGTTGCCGAGAAACATCGTCGAATCCTTGCCATTCACTTCGAGACACGCTTTGTGCAGTAAATCTTCGACCAGCTCCATCATCCAGACGTAATCCTTGTAGGCGACGTACAGCTCGACCTGCGTGAATTCGGGGTTGTGGAAGCGGTCGATGCCCTCGTTGCGGAAATCCTTGGCGAACTCGAACACACCGTCGAAGCCGCCGACGATGAGGCGCTTGAGGTACAGCTCGTTGGCGATGCGCAGGTAGAGCTGCATGTCGAGCGCATTGTGGTGCGTCGTAAAGGGACGCGCCGCCGCGCCGCCGTAGATCGGCTGGAGGATCGGGGTTTCCACTTCGAGCCAGCCGTTCGAGGCGAAGTAGTTGCGCATCAGGGCGACGATCTTCGTCCGCTTGATGAAGGTGCCGCGCACCTCAGGGTTGACGATCAGATCGACGTAGCGCTGGCGGTAGCGCAACTCGCGGTCGCTGAAGGCGTCGTACACCACCTTCTGGCCGTCCACCTCTTTCTCCTTGGCGATCGGAATTGGGCGGAGCGACTTCGAGAGCAACTCGAACTCCCTGGCGTGTACCGAAATTTCACCGGTTTTCGTCTTGAACGTGAAGCCGCTGACACCCACGATGTCGCCGATGTCGAGCAGCTTGAAAGTGTTGTACGACGCCTCGCCTACGTCGTCGCGCTTGAGGTAGATCTGGATGCGCCCAACGGAGTCCTGGATGTGAAAGAACGAGGCCTTGCCCATTTTGCGGATGGCCATGATGCGTCCGGCCACCGAAACGTCCTCGGGATTATCGTCGCTGAAGCTGTCGATGATCGCTTTCGAGGTGGTCGTAACGTCGAATTTGTAGGGATAGGGATTGATGCCGGCTTCGGCGAGGTGTGTGCGCTCCTCGAAGCGGCGCTTCATCTGGTCGTTGAGCGAAACGGCGGGTGACGGGTCGTTCTGCTGGCTTTTCTGTTCTGGTGCGTTGGACATGCTGATGGTCTGAAGTGATAAAATAAAACGGTTTATCTGAGGCTTGAAAGGTCAGGCCGAGATCATGGTTTTGATCCAGATTGACGGCAGGGTGCTCAGTTTCTGGTAAAACGAGCGGTATGCCCGGCGGGTGAAGACGTCGTAGCCGTTCTCCTCGATAGCCTTGAGGATATCGCTGTAGTTACGGCTGCTGATGCCGACGGCGAGGCGACTGTTCTTTTCAAGCATCGGAATACCGAGGTCAGCCGAGGCGTAATACTTTCGGGCGCGATCGATCTGGAACTTCATGAGATCGACGAATTTTCCGTTCATCGTGCGGCTCATGAACTCCTCACGGCTGTAGTTGAAACGGCGTAAATCTTCGAGCGGCAGGTAGATGCGGTTGCGGTCGATGTCCTCGCCTATGTCGCGCAGGATGTTGGTGAGCTGCATGGCGATACCGAGGTCGATGGCGTGCTGCAGGGCCTCCTTGTCGCTGTAGCCGAAAATTTCGACCGTCATGAGGCCGACCACCGAGGCGACCTTGTAACAGTAAACGTAGAGTTCGTCGAAGGTCTCGAAGGTCTTGAAGTCGATGTCCATCGCCACGCCGTCGATCAGGTCGAGCGGTAGTTCGATGGGAATCGAGTAGTGGCACAGGGTATCCTGCCACGCCATGAGGATCGGGTCATTGCTCGGTTTGCCGTCGTAGCAGGCGCGGAGGCGCAGCTTCCAGTCGGCAATCGAGTCGTTGAGTTCCGAGCGGGTCAACTGGCCGTTGCTCAGTTTGTCCTGCGCCAGATCGACCAGGTCGTCCACGGTACGCAACAGCGCATACATGGCAAAGATCGGATTCTGCTGGCGTTTGGGCAGGAACTTGGTGGCGAGGTAGAAGGTCTTGGCGTGGTGTTTGGCAATTTGGCGGCAGTAATCGTAGGCGTTCGGGAGCGACAGCTTTTGGCCTGCATCGTGAAGCACTCTCTGTCCGTTGTAGCTGTAGTTCATGAAACTTTCGCCGCTGGTTTTGCCTGTCTGTTAGCCGGGACGCCTGTTGCCTTGTGGGCAAAACGGCCTGAATCTGGATTCTGCCCGCTCGTTTTTGTGTGCCGGAGCGGCAAAAATATGTAACTTTCTGTGGCCGGAATACGTTATGAGGAGCGTGACGGCAAAATAAAATAATGGCTTTAATATAGCAATAGCAGCAGTTTCGCCTTTATCGCCGCTCACTCGACGCTGTTGCATCAGAATCTATCCCAGACGATCCATTTGACGACTATTCCATCACCGGAAACCCGGGAGCGAGCCGTACTCGTCGGCATCACTTCCACGCCTGACATTCCCAGACACCTTGTCGAGGAGTATCTC
Protein-coding sequences here:
- a CDS encoding circularly permuted type 2 ATP-grasp protein; amino-acid sequence: MTRLFDQYHPQSDRFFDEVIASDDGPRAHYGIMMQRFNQFSAADIRARRELVNIFFRNQGITFTVYGVDEGIERIFPFDLIPRIIPGSEWEGIERGLVQRITALNLFLADIYQDQKILRDKVIPPELVLGSKHFRREFVGVRPPLGIYIHVTGSDLIRDADGRYLVLEDNLRTPSGVSYMLQNRIAMKRAFPVLFDRYTVRPVENYPQQLLRTLQEISPTPKADPKVVVLTPGIYNSAYFEHSFLARQMGVQLTEGRDLVVNNNKVYTRTTKGLKIVDVIYRRVDDEFIDPLVFRPDSVLGVAGLVNAYRKGNVTLANAIGTGVADDKVIYSFVPQIIKYYLGEDPVLDNVETWLAGNPKHLKYILENLDKLVVKAANESGGYGMLVGPQSTPEERERFAEKIVENPRNYIAQPTISLSRHPSFFNDTEIAPCHIDLRPYVLYGKSLSIVPGGLTRVALKRGSLVVNSSQGGGSKDTWVIDN
- a CDS encoding RNA-binding domain-containing protein encodes the protein MTIYKPKYSVPNLLDLVAEGEGLRIEFKRLIHSAPKIARSITAFANTSGGVILIGVDDDRRIVGIQSEKEALQVIDEAMRFHIEPKPRIEVHFEEFKRRMVLLVDIPESPERPHFHIEPFIRSDSGKHGVERRVFIRDGSHNRAASEDRIELMLSSREPVRVSFTDRERRLLDWLNRHDDRITAEEFADSAGIPMKEARRILVSLVRSGALRLDTANGGNSYTLAHR
- a CDS encoding chloride channel protein codes for the protein MSRLFENSRLKRRVIVLIYIFLRKSRYFKGSSQQFVRMTWASFLAQLNLNQDLPFLLVAVFVGLVTGYVAVIFHDAIKIISSYLFYGTTALGLPTFNNYLRIFLLPLIPALGGLVVGLYNTYVVKAKPEHGLPSVIKAVAQKNGKIPTKNWMHKTITSVVSIGTGGGGGREAPIAQVGASIGSTIAQWLKFSPGRTRTLLGCGAAAGLAAVFNAPIGGVMFAVEVILGDFSVKTFSPIVVAAVVGTVLSRSYLGNYPTFQVPEYSLVSDTELVFYFILGVLAGLTAVLFIRTFYFIEEHIQKIEKHFRIPAWSMPALGGLLCGLISMWVPELYGFSYEVINKALIGQESWENMVAVYLLKPVVVALTVGSGGSGGMFAPTMKMGAMLGGMFGKIVNTLFPTITAASGAYALVGMGAVTAGIMRAPLTVILILFEVTGQYEIVLPIMFAAVTSALVARLAYPYTMETYVLEKENVRVGFGIALTIAGNISVLEVMQRKFVKFFDVTKVETIIDAFHNTRDSHFFITTPEGTFIGIIGLDEMSLVLKDGIFPGMIADDLVKKNVTVLYETSKLDEALKIFEISEYSTLPVVEYHSRKLLGILKQDEAFSYYRKQMNLIGEDAGEMANQRTA
- a CDS encoding superinfection immunity protein is translated as MEQEIMRTWVWSTSSPVPLILLNVFLWAFYFVPSMIAWVRKHRSLPGIIALNILLGWTGIGWIGAFVWSLSWPGHDNPQTPVSKANAPSEPDQYE
- the lysS gene encoding lysine--tRNA ligase → MSNAPEQKSQQNDPSPAVSLNDQMKRRFEERTHLAEAGINPYPYKFDVTTTSKAIIDSFSDDNPEDVSVAGRIMAIRKMGKASFFHIQDSVGRIQIYLKRDDVGEASYNTFKLLDIGDIVGVSGFTFKTKTGEISVHAREFELLSKSLRPIPIAKEKEVDGQKVVYDAFSDRELRYRQRYVDLIVNPEVRGTFIKRTKIVALMRNYFASNGWLEVETPILQPIYGGAAARPFTTHHNALDMQLYLRIANELYLKRLIVGGFDGVFEFAKDFRNEGIDRFHNPEFTQVELYVAYKDYVWMMELVEDLLHKACLEVNGKDSTMFLGNEISLKPPFRRLTIADSIKEFTGMEIRGKSEAQLRDIAKDLGLELDPKISSGKIIDEIFGEFVEPKLIQPTFITDYPEEMSPLAKKHRSEPGLVERFELIVGGKEVCNSFSELNDPVIQRERLEEQARLRQRGDDEAMIVDEDFLRALEYGMPPCAGLGIGIDRMVMLLTGEDSIRDVIFFPHMKPE
- a CDS encoding phytoene/squalene synthase family protein codes for the protein MNYSYNGQRVLHDAGQKLSLPNAYDYCRQIAKHHAKTFYLATKFLPKRQQNPIFAMYALLRTVDDLVDLAQDKLSNGQLTRSELNDSIADWKLRLRACYDGKPSNDPILMAWQDTLCHYSIPIELPLDLIDGVAMDIDFKTFETFDELYVYCYKVASVVGLMTVEIFGYSDKEALQHAIDLGIAMQLTNILRDIGEDIDRNRIYLPLEDLRRFNYSREEFMSRTMNGKFVDLMKFQIDRARKYYASADLGIPMLEKNSRLAVGISSRNYSDILKAIEENGYDVFTRRAYRSFYQKLSTLPSIWIKTMISA